A part of Miscanthus floridulus cultivar M001 chromosome 6, ASM1932011v1, whole genome shotgun sequence genomic DNA contains:
- the LOC136461039 gene encoding uncharacterized protein, translating to MADDLMALGEVVTDRTLVLNVIRGLNERFSHVGTLLRRAQPFPTFLEARDDLILEELTMETRKDAPATTLAASTTPSLAPTSSDTSAGGNSKPPNNCRSKRGGGGKGNSGGVPSG from the coding sequence ATGGCTGATGATCTCATGGCCCTTGGCGAGGTCGTCACCGACCGCACGCTCGTCCTCAACGTGATCCGTGGCCTCAACGAGCGCTTCAGCCATGTTGGGACGCTCCTTCGTCGAGCTCAACCGTTCCCCACCTTCCTAGAGGCTCGTGACGACCTCATCCTCGAGGAACTCACCATGGAGACCCGCAAGGACGCACCAGCCACTACGCTCGCCGCCTCCACCACTCCCAGCCTTGCCCCTACGTCCTCCGACACGAGCGCTGGTGGGAACTCCAAGCCGCCTAACAACTGTCGTAGCAAGCGTGGCGGTGGCGGCAAAGGCAACAGCGGTGGTGTCCCTTCTGGATAG